A part of Anolis sagrei isolate rAnoSag1 chromosome 3, rAnoSag1.mat, whole genome shotgun sequence genomic DNA contains:
- the LAMP1 gene encoding lysosome-associated membrane glycoprotein 1 yields MVSSSWWSCRRGLLLAAVLLGFLQASSTFEVRDKTGKICILANFSAEFTVEYSTKAKDERKTFQLPPSAHVNKESSSCGKEKETSQVLVVEFGTGNSLTFTFQKSNDIYHVSNLTFSYNLSDSSFFPNSSGGEREVSRVGDIQANINTAYRCRNNHRINMTNVSVLFSNVTLEAYLPNNTFSKNDSVCAEDKTSTVAPPITTHIPTTTSPAAPTSSPTQPPEVGQYNVSGPHGICLLANMGLQVNVTYSTKNKTSKSELLNLPPTARVSGTCDNSSIILNLTSESTSLSFQFAQNTTTEKYFLQGITVTANLPPEATEKNISYSNNTLNALRASVGKSYKCIAEESIWISGKAAVNIFNIQLQAFKIPGDKFGAVEECQLDENNMLIPIIVGAALAGLVLIVLIAYLIGRKRSHAGYQTI; encoded by the exons ATGGTGTCGTCGTCGTGGTGGTCGTGCCGCCGGGGCCTGCTCCTAGCGGCCGTCCTTCTGG GATTTTTGCAAGCATCTTCAACATTTGAAGTAAGAGATAAGACTGGGAAAATATGCATCCTAGCCAACTTCTCTGCAGAGTTCACAGTGGAGTACAGTACAAAAGCAAAAGATGAG AGGAAGACCTTCCAACTTCCGCCTAGTGCCCACGTAAATAAAGAGTCCAGCAGCTGTGGCAAAGAGAAAGAAACATCACAAGTACTTGTAGTTGAATTTGGCACTGGGAACTCCTTAACATTTACATTTCAAAAAAGTAATGATATCTACCACGTCAGTAATTTGACATTCAGCTACAACTTGTCAGACAGCAGCTTCTTCCCCAATTCCTCTGGTG GAGAAAGAGAGGTATCCAGAGTTGGCGATATTCAAGCAAACATAAATACAGCATACAGATGTCGCAACAACCACAGAATAAATATGACAAATGTGTCAGTTCTTTTTAGTAATGTTACACTTGAAGCATACCTTCCAAACAACACCTTCAGTAAAAATG ATAGCGTTTGTGCTGAAGATAAAACTTCTACTGTTGCGCCCCCAATCACTACCCACATACCTACAACTACCAGTCCGGCAGCACCCACATCCTCACCCACTCAACCCCCAGAGGTTGGACAATACAATGTGTCTGGACCTCATGGGATCTGTTTGCTTGCTAATATGGGTCTGCAAGTTAATGTCACCTACAGTACAAAAAATAAG ACTAGTAAATCGGAGTTGCTGAATCTTCCACCAACCGCAAGGGTCTCTGGAACCTGTGACAATTCTTCCATTATTCTAAACTTGACATCTGAGAGCACCAGTCTTAGTTTCCAGTTTGCACAG aacacaacTACTGAGAAGTACTTTCTGCAAGGCATCACTGTGACTGCAAATCTGCCTCCTGAAGCTACAG AGAAAAATATTAGCTATTCCAACAATACCCTGAATGCCCTGAGAGCTTCAGTTGGGAAATCTTACAAATGTATCGCTGAAGAGAGTATCTGGATCTCGGGCAAAGCTGCAGTCAACATATTCAACATCCAACTCCAGGCTTTCAAGATTCCAGGAGATAAGTTTGGAGCAG TGGAAGAATGTCAGCTGGATGAAAACAATATGTTGATCCCCATAATAGTTGGTGCAGCTCTTGCTGGACTTGTTCTCATAGTATTGATTGCATATTTAATTGGCAGAAAACGTAGCCACGCTGGCTATCAAACCATTTAA